The sequence below is a genomic window from Nostoc flagelliforme CCNUN1.
ATAAAAGTAATCAGAATACAGGAGTCAGCGCACTGACTCCTCCTGACTACAGCAGGGTATTAACGACAGAAGAAGGTGCTATTCCATTTTGAGAATCGATGACAGTTGTGCCAGTATTTTGTTGGTGTGTCTCTTCTTTGGCTAAACCACGCAGCTTAATTAACTTAATCGCGCGAGTAACGCTTTCTGGCAAAATTACCACCAGACTGTTATCAGGAGCCATGTCTAAGCCTTTATTGATCGCTTGGGTTTCATCCAGAATTGATTCATAGCGGCTATCAGGCTTAACTTCCGTGATGCCTTGAATAATTAGCTGGGCGGCTGATCCCCGTACTCGTCCCCGTGTATCATCGTCTTCTTTGATGATGATGTAGTCAAAAATTTGTGCTGCTAATTTGCCCAATGTAACAAAGTCTTCGTCGCGGCGATCGCCTGGTCCACCAATTACGCCAATCCGTTGCCCTGTAGTCCAGTTCCGAACAAAGGAACCTACAGCTTCGTAACTGGCTGCGTTGTGGGCATAATCTACTAAAGCGTGGTAGTTGCCTAAATTAAATAAATTCATCCGTCCTGGCGTTTGACTTACTGAAGCCCGGAAGGTCTTCAAACCAGCACGAATCTGCTCAATTGTGACGTTTTGCACGAATGCTGCCAAAGTTGCGGCTAAAGCGTTGGCAATCATAAACGGCGCCCGTCCGCCCATTGTTAAAGGTATATTTTCTGCTCTTTCTATCCGGTGTGTCCAATCTCCTTTAACAATTGACAAATAGCCATTTTCATATACTGCTGCTACTCCACCCTTTTGGATATGCTTTCGCACCAATTCCGAGTCGGGGTTCATGGTGAAGTAAGCAATATTAGCCTTAGTTTTTTCTGACATGCCGGCGACGCGGCGATCGTCGGCGTTAAGTACCGCGTAGCCATCCGGAAATACGGCTTCTGCTACTACACTCTTGAGGTTAGCTAACTGCTCAATGGTCTCTATATCGCCAATTCCTAAGTGGTCGGCGGCTACATTTAATACTACTCCCACATTTGCTGCTTCAAAGCCCAATCCAGAACGGAGAATGCCACCGCGAGCCGTTTCCAGTACCGCTACTTCTACTGTGGGATCTTGAAGGATGACGTGGGCACTTTGAGGGCCTGTGTTATCGCCAGCTTCTACTAAGTAATCACCGATATATGTTCCATCAGTGGTAGTATAACCAACTACTTTTCCAGTCTGTTTATAAATATGTGCTAGTAGTCGGGTTGTAGTAGTTTTACCATTAGTACCCGTGATGCTAAGAATGGGAATTTGGCTAGATTGCTCGTTGGGGAACAGCATATCCATTACTGCGCCAGCGACGTTACGGGGGATGCCCACGCTTGGGGCAACGTGCATCCGGAAGCCGGGAGCGGCGTTAACTTCGACAATCACGCCATCAACTTCCCGCAGGGGACGGCTAATATCTGTGGTAACGATATCCAGTCCGGCAATATCCAAACCGATAATCTTGACTACCCGTTGTGCCAACCAGAGATTTTCTGGGTGAATTTCATCGGTACGGTCTACGGCGCTACCACCTGTACTTAAGTTTGCCGTTGCTCTGAGATAACAAATAGTACCCTTGGGTGGCACGCTGTTGAGAGTATAGCCTTGCCTTTCTAAGAGTTGGTAGCTGGTGCGGTCTAGTTCAATTTTGGTTAGGACGTTATCATGTCCTTCACCGCGATTTGGGTCAAGGTTTGTTTCCTCAATCAGTTCGGCAATAGTGGATCTGCCGTTGCCAATCACATGAGCCGGGACGCGTTCGGCTACTGCTACTACTTTGCCATTTACCACTAGTACCCTATGGTCACGTCCAACATAATACCTTTCAACAATAATTGACCGGGAAACCTGTCTAGCAGCTTCGTATCCAGCTTCAGCTTCTTCCCAAGTTCTGATATCAATGGTGATCCCCCGTCCATGATTGCCATCCAGGGGCTTGATGACGATGGGATAGCCGCCAACGAATTCAATGGCTTGTTCCAAATCGTCTAAGAAGTTGATCACTGTACCTCTTGGTACTGGCGCACCAGCAGCAGCGAGGATGCGTTTAGTGGCTTCTTTATCGCAAGCTAGTTCTACGCCCAGAATGCTGGTGTTGTCCGTCATTGTGGCCTGCATCCGCTTCTGATTCACGCCGTAGCCCAGCTGAATCAAAAAGCGGGCTTCCAGAGACATCCAGGGAATACCTCTTTTTTCTGCTTCTTTGATGATCGCTTCAGTGGAGGGGCCTAGAGAAGCATCACGGGTGAAGTCTTTCAGGTCTTGGATATCTTGCTCTAGTTCTGCCTTGGGATAACGGCCTCGATCAACGATACTCTGGCACATCCGCACTGCGGCTCGTCCAGCGTAGCGTCCCGCTTCCTCGTTCTGATACTCGATCACTACTTGATAAATTCCGGGTGTGGCAGTTTCGCGGGTGCGACCAAAGCCAACATGCATACCAGCTAATTCCTGGAGTTCTAGGGCTACGTGTTCTACGATATGACCAATCATAGTGCCTTCTTTGACTCGCATCAGAAAACCACCACGACAGCCAGGAGAACAATAATGACCCTCCAGACTCGGCAGCGCCTCAACTAGTCCTTCATAAAAGCCAGGGATTTCATTCGAGGGCGTCTCGGCAAGGTTTTCTAAATCGAGGCGCATGACGATCAGCTTGTGGCGTCGAATGCTCCAATAGTTTGGGCCGCGTAAGGTCTGGATCTTGAGGATTCTCATGGGAATAGGTAGATGGAGATTCGGAACCAAAATTCTAGTTTCTTACTGGAATTGACCGCTAAACTGTTCGTTGCAAACAGTTTTTTCTTTTTACATACTATTCTCATCATTTTTCTACAACAAGGAATAAATATGCGGTCAACCGATTTTGGATTTTAGATTTATGATTTTGGATTAAAAGAGACAATTAGGGTACTTAGCTCTCTTAATTTTAGATTTACGATCGCAAAGGCTTAACGAGTCCTTGATGGTTTTTTAGATTTGTTTCACCTACTTTCTGGCGGCATCTGCCAAAAAGCTCTTTTAATCTAAAATCCGTCTTGAAAAGGTTGCTAGGTCGGTAAACCTTCCTTACAACTTTTTGCAAAATCCAAAATCTAAAATTTGTGGCCAACTCAGTGTAACCTCAGATACTTTATCCCGTCAGCTGGAGATCCGGTGTACAGCAGGCAATACAGTGCGCTGGTACAAGTGGAAGCGATCGCCGTAGCTGAGGATATGGAGACGTAAATTATGTACTGTTAATGGCTCATTAGCACCGACATGGGGTTCGTTGGTGTGAGTGGCTTCAGTGGGATCAACAATGGTGACACTGCCTTTACCCATAACTTGTAACCAACCATCACGTTCAAATACTGCACAAGTATCTTCGTCAATGCCAATACCTAAGCGATCGGGGTGAGCTGCGATCGCACTAATCAGCCGCCCCATACGATTACGGTTGTGAAAGTGTTGGTCAACAATGACTTCAGGAATAAACCCTAAACCCGTTGCCATATCGACTAGGGAACGATTTGGCGACTCTCCACTACCGCCGCCAGCAATCATGTGATGCCCCATCACTGCCGCTCCTGCACTTGTGCCTGCTAAGGTAAGTTGCCCCGCCCTCACACGCTGGCGAATAATTTCCATTGCTGGCGTATCTGCCAATACACCACAGAGACGCAGCTGGTCGCCTCCTGTCAAAAATACCCCACTACAGGCTTCTAAGGATGCTTTGATCTGGGAGGATTCACACTGTTCCCGTTCGCGGATATCTAAAATCTCTACCTTCTGAGCACCCATTTCTTCAAAAATGCGAATATACCGACCACCGATGATGGCGGGTTCGCGAGAGGCAGATGGAATAATTGTAATATAAGCCTTACTAGCACCGGCGCGTCCAAAAAAAGTTCGTAGGATTTCGCGTCCATGAACTTTATCTTCTGCACCTCCGATAACCAGAACGGCGGTTTTAGTTGCTTGGGGTGTCCTCATTTCTAGCGATTTAGCTTGTAATTGCGGCATTGTGTTTCTCCTGTCAACAACTTCAGGTGAATTTAACAAGGTTCATAAGCAGCCATGATTTTTGCGCTTTGCTTCTTTGAGAGGACACTTTTTGGAAGTTTGCAACCGGGTAAGCCACTCTCCAAATTTTCGCTTAACGCTCGCGTTGCCTCAGTCTAAACGTGTTTGTTCCCATTCCTCAAAGCCAACGCCTTGTTTTTCACCTGTCCACTTGCAGCAGGGCAAAATAGTCTTTATAAGGCTAAATTCCCGCTTTGGGGTTGAGGACGAGCAGTTAAGACTACGCTTTTTTCTGAGGCTGGCTCGATGCATCCTGGAAGTTGTTAACTTGATAAGATTATTAATTTAAATGTAGTTGTGACAACATTTAAACATAAATTAAGTAATTAGAAAAACTTTTAATCCCATCTAAAATCCAAGAGGTCTGGTAGTTTTAGATACTATTGATAAAGTTTAACTGGAGTTTAACCCGACTTTGGCTTGTTGATGTTTGCTAGACATTCAAATTTAAGATTAGTGTCCTTGAATACGAATAACTGTGCGCTTTGATATAGTTACGCTTTTTCCTGACTGTTTTAACTCTGTTCTCAATTCTGGTCTGCTAGGTAAAGCCTTAGCCAAACAGATTGCCGAAGTCCATCTGGTTAACCCACGGGACTTTACCACTGATAAGCACCGGAAGGTGGATGATGAACCCTACGGCGGCGGCGTTGGCATGCTAATGAAGCCAGAACCTATTTTTAACGCTGTGGAGTCGCTGCCAACTCTACCCCGAAGAGAAATAATTTTGATGAGTCCACAGGGTCAAACAATTAATCAACCTCTTTTAAAAGAATTGGTGACAAATTACGACCAGTTAGTAGTTATTTGCGGGCATTACGAAGGAGTGGATGAGAGGGTGCTACATTTGGTAACTCGTGAAGTATCTTTAGGGGATTTTATTCTGACTGGCGGAGAAATTCCAGCAATGGCTTTGATTAATGGTGTAGTGCGGCTGATCCCAGGAACCGTAGCCAAAACGGAGTCCCTCACCGCAGAAAGTTTTGAGGAAGGGTTATTGGACTATCCCCAATATACTCGTCCTGCCAATTTTCGCGGCTTGAAAGTGCCAGATGTCTTGCTCTCTGGCAATCACGCAGCGATCGCTCGGTGGCGTTACGAGCAACAAATTCAAAGAACCCGCGATCGCCGCCCTGATCTCCTGGAAAAATTAGAGCAGGGGGCAGGGGGAGAATAATTGCTAACTCCTAACTCCTAACTCCTAACTCCTAACTCCTAACTAATAACAAATGACTAAAATTCGTATTGGTAACGGCTACGATATTCATCAACTGGTGAGCGATCGTGCTTTGATTTTAGGTGGAATTCAAATTCCCCATGAACTGGGTTTGTTGGGGCACAGTGACGCTGATGTGTTAACGCACGCGATTATGGATGCCATGCTTGGGGCATTATCTTTGGGGGATATTGGTCATTATTTTCCGCCTAGCGATCCCCAATGGGCGGGAGCAGATAGTTTAGTACTATTAAATCAAGTACATCAACTGATTCGGGATCAAGGTTGGCAGGTGGGAAATATTGACTCGGTGGTAGTAGCAGAACGTCCAAAATTAAAACCGCATATTCACAATATGCGCGACAAACTAGCGGCAGTTTTAAAATTAGAACCGAATCAAATTGGCATCAAAGCTACCACCAACGAAAAATTAGGCCCCGTTGGACGTGAAGAAGGTATATGTGCTTATGCTGTCGTTTTACTAGTTGCTTCCGAATAACTTTCTTTTAGCCTCTGATAAAGATATTCAAGACTAATTAGGATGAAAATAAATTTGAAATTATGAAATTTTTTAGAAAAATATTTCTGGGAATGAAAAATTTTTGGTTGCCAATAATTCTGACTTCAGCAACAGCACTTACACTTACTGCCTGCAACCCAGCTAACTTCAAAAGCGCAGCTGCTCAAGTGCCGCAAGTTGTCACCGCAGTTTTAAGTGAACCTGCAACTTTTAACTATGCTCTGAATGAGTCGGCATATAGCGTTTTTGGCTTCATTTATGACTCATTAATTAATCAGAATCCCATAACCACAAAACTAGAGCCTGCTTTAGCAGAAGCATGGGAAGTTTCTGAAGATGGCCAGCGGGTTGGGATCACTCTGCGCTCAGGGCTTAAATGGTCAGATGGTCAGCCAATGACTGCTGATGATATTGTCTTTACTTATAATGAAATCTACCTCAATCCTAAAATTCCGACTTCTCTTAAAGACGCATTAAAAGTTGGCGATAAAGGCACTTTGCCAAAGGTAAAAAAAATCGATGCGCGTCGGGTTGAATTCAGCATACAGGAACCGTTTGCTCCTTTTTTAAGATATGTAGGTGGTATTCCAATTATGCCAGCCCATGTTCTACAGGAGGCAATTCGCACAACTGGATCTGATGGAAATCCTAAGTTTCTCTCAATGTGGGGAACAGGCACTGATCCGAAACAAATTGTTGGAAATGGCCCCTATATCATGGAAAGTTACGTTTCCAGCCAGCGAGTTATATTTCGGCGTAATCCATACTACTGGCGCAAAGATGCTCAGGGTAATCCTCAGCCTTATATTGAGCGTATTGTTTGGCAAATTATTGAATCTACTGAAAACCAGTTGATTAGTTTTCGCTCTGGGCAATTAGATGATTTAGAAGTTGCTCCTGAAGGTTTTAGTTTGCTGAAACGAGAAGAAAAACGGGCAAACTTTGAAATTTATAACGGTGGGCCAGATACAAGTACGACTTTTATTGCTTTCAATCTTAGTAAAGCTAAGAATTCTCAGGGTAAACCTTTCGTAGACCCAATTAAATCTAGGTGGTTTAATAAAAAGGAATTCAGGCAAGCTATAGCCTATGCACTCGACCGCGAAACGATGAAAACAAATGCTTTTCGGGGACTGGGTGAACTGCAAAACTCATTTGTTTATGTCAAAAGTCCCTACTTTCTTCCTCCAGAAAAAGGGTTAAAGGTATATAATTACGAACCAGGAAAAGCGAAAAGATTACTGTTACAATCGGGTTTCAAATATAATGCCCAGAATCAGCTTTTAGATGCTGATGGTAACAGAGTCAGATTTACACTCTTAACGAATTCGGAAAGAAAAGTTAGAGGAGATATGGCGTCTCAAATCAGGCGGGATCTCGCTAATATTGGGATTCAAGTGGATTTGCAAATTCTCAGCTTCAATTCCTATCTAGAAAAACTCAAAGTTACGCAAAATTGGGATTGTTACCTTGGAGGATTTCTTGGAGGCGGTATTGAACCCCACAGCGCTAGTAATATCTGGAGAGTTGCCGGTGCATCTCACGCATTTAATTTGGGGCCACAACCAGGAGATCCACCCATAATTGGCTGGCAAGTTTCCGACTGGGAAAAGGAAATTGACAGCCTTTACATTAAAGGCGCACAGGTATTGGATGAAAACAAGCGTAAGGAAATTTATTATGAATATCAGCGCATCGCCTCAGAACAGTTGCCGTTTATTCATTTAGTGGAGAGGTTAAATCTGCAAGCAGTGCGCGATCGCTTCCAAGGAATTAAATATACTGCTCTTGGCGGCCCATTCTGGAATCTTTACGAACTGAAAGTAACCGATTAGGCATGGGGCACTTGTACTGAGCGTTCGCGTAGCGTCTCGTAGAGAAGCCGAAGTATTGGGCATTGGTTATTCACAAAGGACAAATGACAAATGACAAAGGACAAATAACCCATGACCGATGAAAAAACCTTGCGATCGCTCCTCGAAGCGGTTGCCAATGGTAAAGTTACGCCAGATACGGCATTAGACTCACTCAAAGACTTAACTTATGAATCTGTGGGTGAGTTTGCCAAAATCGACCATCATCGCCAGCTAAGAACTGGTTTCCCAGAGGTTATTTGGGGCCCTGGTAAGACTCCCGACCAAATTGCTCAAATTATCGAGGTGATGCGCCTCCGTAATCCGGTAGTGATGGCAACTCGCATTGAACCAGGAGTTTATGCCGCACTGGAATCAAAAGTTAGCGGTTTGCGATATTACGAATCAGCGCGAATTTGTGCGATCGCTCCTCCTACCATCGAACCACAATTTGCGGGTGAAATTGGTATCCTTTCTGCTGGCACTGCCGATTTACCCGTTGCTGAAGAAGCTGCTGTCACTGCTGAACTTTCAGGTTTCCGCGTCCAGCGCCTGTGGGATGTTGGCGTTGCGGGGATTCACCGCTTATTAAGTAACCGCCACCTGATCGAGTCCGCATCGGTGTTGATTGTCGTAGCGGGGATGGAAGGCGCTTTACCCAGCGTTGTTGCTGGTTTAGCGAGTTGTCCTGTGATTGCAGTACCCACCAGCATCGGTTATGGTGCGAGTTTTGGTGGATTAGCACCTTTATTGACAATGCTTAACTCTTGTGCTGCGGGAGTAGGCGTAGTAAATATCGATAATGGTTTTGGTGCAGCAGTTTTAGCGGGGCAAATTTTGCGGACTGCCGAGAAATTGCGGTTGGCATCGGCTGCATCTTGAGTTAAGACATTGAGGTTATATGCAATATTTCAGTAAATCTCAGGAATTTATCTAAAAAATAAACTGATGCTGAAATTTGCCACCTCCAACCTCTTAATCACCAAATATGAGCTATTACAGCGATTTGATATCTCGGTTATATTGGCATTTGCCTGTAAATTTGACAGCACTACTAGCACAAACAATTACCGATCCAGACTTGATGGGTCAGGTTGAAAAATCTTGGCGTCACTTTATACAAACAGGTCAAGTATGGGCATTGTTGATTGGTTTAGTCATTGGCTATATGATTCGGAATCTAACTAGCTACGGTTGAATTTAAAAGTTAGGAGTTGAAAGTGAGGAGTGAGGAGTGAGGAGTTTAAAACTCATAACTCCTCACTCCTCACTCTTAACTTTTAACTCTCCCCCCACTCCCCTCATAATATTTATGACCAAAGAAGAAACTTGGAGCCAGAGGTTTGAATCAGCATTGCATCCAGCGATCGCTCGTTTTAATGCCAGTATAGGTTTTGATATTGAATTAATCGAATATGACCTGACTGGTTCTCAAGCCCATGTCAAAATGCTTGCTCACACGGGCATTATCTCCTTAGAAGAAGGAGATAAACTGGTTGCAGGTTTAGAAAAAATTCGCCAAGAGTACCGCGAGGGTAAATTTCAGCCTGGTGTCGATGCTGAAGACGTACATTTTGCAGTTGAACGACGACTGACAGAGATTGTCGGCGATGTTGGTAAAAAGGTACATACGGCGCGATCGCGTAATGACCAAGTTGGTACAGATACCAGACTTTACCTGCGCGACCAAATCCAACAAATCAAAAACGAATTGCGAGAATTTCAAGGGGTTTTACTGGATATAGCTGAAAAAAACGTTGAAACTCTGATTCCTGGCTATACCCACCTACAACGCGCCCAACCCCTGAGTTTAGCTCACCACCTCTTGGCATACTTTCAAATGGCGCAACGCGACTGGGAACGCTTAGGAGACGTTTCTCGCCGCGTGAATATCTCACCTTTAGGATGCGGTGCTTTAGCCGGAACCACTTTCCCCATTGACCGCCATTACACAGCTAAACTATTGAATTTTGACGATATTTATGCTAATAGCCTCGATGGAGTGAGCGATCGCGATTTTGCGATCGAATTCTTGTGTGCTGCTAGCTTGATTATGGTTCACCTCAGCCGCCTTGCAGAAGAAGTCATTCTTTGGTCATCAGAAGAATTCCGCTTTGTCACCCTCAAAGATAGCTGTGCCACAGGTTCCAGTATCATGCCCCAAAAGAAAAACCCCGATGTACCAGAACTCGTGCGGGGGAAAACGGGGCGTGTATTCGGTCATCTCCAGGCGATGTTAGTGATTATGAAAGGTTTACCCCTGGCATATAACAAAGACCTGCAAGAAGATAAAGAAGGACTATTTGATAGCGTCAACACAATCAAAGCCTCTCTAGAAGCAATGACAATTTTGCTCAGAGAAGGCTTAGAATTTCGTACCCAACGGTTAGCAGAAGCTGTGGCGGAAGATTTTTCTAACGCTACCGATGTAGCAGATTATCTGGCAGCACGGGGCGTTCCTTTCCGGGAAGCTTACAACCTTGTGGGTAAGGTGGTAAAAACTAGTATTGCCGCAGGTAAACTCCTAAAAGATTTGAAATTGCAAGAGTGGCAACAACTACATCCGGCATTTGCAGCAGATATTTATGAAGCGATATCCCCCCGTCAAGTTGTGGCAGCTCGCAACAGTTACGGTGGCACTGGTTTTGTACAGGTTCGCAAAGCACTCATCGCTGCCCGCGCTCAACTAGCCCAATAGAGGGAGTGAGGAGTTGGGAGTTGGGAGTTAGGAGTTAGGAGTAGTTTTTTTCCCCATGCCCAATGCCCCATGCCCAATGCCCCATTCAAAAAAATAAATAAGGGCGTACAATGTGCGCCCTAAAAAATAAATAATCTAAATAACAAGGATTTAAGCAGACAGCTTATTCAGTGTCAGCTGCTGCTGCTCCTTCTTCTTCTTCACTCTTTGGTGGTCTTTGTTGGAACCTTCTCTGCATTCTTCCTGTCGTAGTTCGTTTACGAAACTTTCTGGCATACGCCTGGTTCCGTAGCGCCTTTTCTTTTTTCGGGTTACGGCGCTTGGCCATGTTCACCTCATTAATAAACAACAAAAAAGTAGCAACTAGGCATCACGTAGGCAATATCAGTTACCAATGTTATTGATATACTTGTAGCCTAGTGCAGCAATAAATACGCTTTAAACAGTGTACTAGTCTATCGCATTCAACCTTGTTCTGTCAATAATAATTTAGAATTATTCTCACCAGCTAGACGAAAAATACTTTTTATTAGATTCAAATTCGTCAAATAGATGTAAATTAGCTAACAAGTTATTGTTCTTGGAACAAACTAATCAATATTATCAAGAATTAGGTGACGGTCTCAAACCCCGCTTAATTGTCTCTTCTAAATTTTGGGTTAAAACTTATCATTTAGATGATTTTTTTTAATGTGTGCTGAAAAATATTAGTGATCGCTAGTTTGGGCAAGGCTAATGTTAATTTTAAACTGAAAAACTTTATGATTTAACAAACTTTATGTATATATGAATACAGTGCTTCTCTTGAAACTTGATGTTAGAATCAATAATATTCTACGTAAAATCGTGAGAATAAAATCTCAAACCGCAAACATTTGTGTATAAAACAAAACTCAATAAAAATTTAATTAGTTGAGTTTATGTAAGTGGTAGAGAGCTATAGAATACAATACAAAAATTTTGAAGATTGAACGTTATTGCTTTTTTTCCGGCAGCTGTCCAGTCCACACGTAGCTTATGGCGTATTGGACAAACAGTATTGGGTATTATATTTCGTCATCCCATTACTGGCACTAGTATCATCCCAATTTTACCCGATGGTCGCATAGTACTGATCCGGCGGCGTGATAATGGTCTTTGGGCATTGCCTGGAGGCATGGTGGATTGGGGAGAAGATATTCCCAACACAGTCCGCCGGGAATTGATCGAAGAAACCGGGCTAGAATTGGTGAAAATTAATCGTTTAGTAGGAGTTTACTCCGCACCAGACCGCGATCCTAGAATCCATTCAATTTGTGTTGTGGTTGAAGCCGAGGTGCATGGGACAATGGAGATTCAAGATACTTTGGAAGTCATGGAAATTCAAGCTTTCTCTCCCAATTTGCTACCTTCAGGACAGATGTCTCACGACCATAGTAGGCAGTTGCAAGACTACTTAAATGGCTTGACGACACTGGCATAACAATATTTTTTTCATTAGTCATTAGTTATTTGTCAGATGCTAATGACTAATGACTAATGACTACTTATTATGGTGCTAAAAGTTAACTACTAAATTAAAATGAATACACTATTCCGTAACTCGCGGATAAAGCTCTCTCAAGGGCTTATATTCTGGCGTGAAGTCGGTGAAAAAACTCCTATAATTTTTTTACATGGTGCTTGGAATGAGAGCAGTCAATGGTTATCTGTGATGGAGTCCCTTTCAGAAGATTTCCATTGCTTTGCACTTGATTTGTTAGGGTTTGGTGAATCAGAAAATCCGAATATTCATCATTCGATAGATTTACAAGTAGAGTGTTTGGCTGAGTTTTTGCAAGCTGTCAAGCTAGAAAAAGTCTATTTAGTAGGGCATTCTCTTGGGGGCTGGATTGCTGCTAGCTATGCTTTAAAGTATCCAGAGAAACTTGATGGTATGGTACTGCTAGCACCAGAGGGTGTAGAGATAGCAGGACAAGAAGAGTATTGCCGGAAGATGCGGCAATTATTGAATTATCCGCCACTAATAGTTAAATTGTTGCGATCGCTAACTCCTTTCACTAAAATCTTGGGTTGGTATGAAAAAATTGCCCAGGATTTGCAATTACATCAGGAATTGTTGCGTTACCCTATAGCTTGCCAGTTACTTTTCAAACGGCGACAAGCAGAAATTGAGGCGGAATTAGTGCAAAAGCGGCTTTACATGATAGATGTGCCGGTTTTTATTTTACAAGGTGGCCAAGATACACCAGATGCTTTAGCTAAAAGTCGGGTTTATGCTCAACTGATGCCGAAAGTCGAGTTAAAAATGATTGCCCATGCCGGAAATGACTTACCAGAATCTTCTGCTGGGGTTGTAGCGGTTGAGATTAGGGAGTTTATTCAAGGTATTCTAAAAAACCATAATTTCAACGAATTAAACTAGTTCATTCAGGGTTTGTTGCAAATCCACTACACATATTCCTTCGCTCTCAAAGCGTGATATGTGTTTCAAGTTTGTTGTCACAACTATGACCTGATTAAAACTCTTCAATTGAATAATTGCCTGAGCAGCAAGAATTACATCACCATCCAAACTTTCATTGTTTTCCATCTGTGCTATCACCCATTACTATTTCGCGCATTCCCCAAAAAATTAAATTTGGTTCCACAATTAAACTATCTGCAATTTCAGGATGTAAGACTTGCAGATAGTTTAGTAATAAAGTGCGATCGCCCCCTTTAATCGCAATCTTCCCATTAGGAAATAATTGCAACCAGGCTTCAACAAAATCTTTGATTCCAGCTAAAATAGTGTAAATAACTCCGCTTTGAATAGCTTCTGTAGTATTAAGAGCAAAACGCGGTGGTAGAGACGGAAAATTTTGCATTTCCACTAATGGTAATTGTCCTGTTTGTTGACCAAGAGTTGCAAATTGCAAGCCTAATCCCGGTAAAATTGCACCTCCAACTAGAAACTCATTAGCATCCGCAGCCGTAAACGTTAGCGCTGTCCCAGCATCAATCACCAACATTGGAAAACCCCACGTTTTCCCCGCACCCCACAAAGCTAAGGCGCGGTCAATTCCTAACGTGGGATAAACACCTGTTAGCGGTAATTGGTTTAAGGTAATAACGTGAGTATTTGGATAAATTTGCCAAATAGCAGTTT
It includes:
- the cphA gene encoding cyanophycin synthetase, translated to MRILKIQTLRGPNYWSIRRHKLIVMRLDLENLAETPSNEIPGFYEGLVEALPSLEGHYCSPGCRGGFLMRVKEGTMIGHIVEHVALELQELAGMHVGFGRTRETATPGIYQVVIEYQNEEAGRYAGRAAVRMCQSIVDRGRYPKAELEQDIQDLKDFTRDASLGPSTEAIIKEAEKRGIPWMSLEARFLIQLGYGVNQKRMQATMTDNTSILGVELACDKEATKRILAAAGAPVPRGTVINFLDDLEQAIEFVGGYPIVIKPLDGNHGRGITIDIRTWEEAEAGYEAARQVSRSIIVERYYVGRDHRVLVVNGKVVAVAERVPAHVIGNGRSTIAELIEETNLDPNRGEGHDNVLTKIELDRTSYQLLERQGYTLNSVPPKGTICYLRATANLSTGGSAVDRTDEIHPENLWLAQRVVKIIGLDIAGLDIVTTDISRPLREVDGVIVEVNAAPGFRMHVAPSVGIPRNVAGAVMDMLFPNEQSSQIPILSITGTNGKTTTTRLLAHIYKQTGKVVGYTTTDGTYIGDYLVEAGDNTGPQSAHVILQDPTVEVAVLETARGGILRSGLGFEAANVGVVLNVAADHLGIGDIETIEQLANLKSVVAEAVFPDGYAVLNADDRRVAGMSEKTKANIAYFTMNPDSELVRKHIQKGGVAAVYENGYLSIVKGDWTHRIERAENIPLTMGGRAPFMIANALAATLAAFVQNVTIEQIRAGLKTFRASVSQTPGRMNLFNLGNYHALVDYAHNAASYEAVGSFVRNWTTGQRIGVIGGPGDRRDEDFVTLGKLAAQIFDYIIIKEDDDTRGRVRGSAAQLIIQGITEVKPDSRYESILDETQAINKGLDMAPDNSLVVILPESVTRAIKLIKLRGLAKEETHQQNTGTTVIDSQNGIAPSSVVNTLL
- a CDS encoding cyanophycinase, producing the protein MPQLQAKSLEMRTPQATKTAVLVIGGAEDKVHGREILRTFFGRAGASKAYITIIPSASREPAIIGGRYIRIFEEMGAQKVEILDIREREQCESSQIKASLEACSGVFLTGGDQLRLCGVLADTPAMEIIRQRVRAGQLTLAGTSAGAAVMGHHMIAGGGSGESPNRSLVDMATGLGFIPEVIVDQHFHNRNRMGRLISAIAAHPDRLGIGIDEDTCAVFERDGWLQVMGKGSVTIVDPTEATHTNEPHVGANEPLTVHNLRLHILSYGDRFHLYQRTVLPAVHRISS
- the trmD gene encoding tRNA (guanosine(37)-N1)-methyltransferase TrmD encodes the protein MRFDIVTLFPDCFNSVLNSGLLGKALAKQIAEVHLVNPRDFTTDKHRKVDDEPYGGGVGMLMKPEPIFNAVESLPTLPRREIILMSPQGQTINQPLLKELVTNYDQLVVICGHYEGVDERVLHLVTREVSLGDFILTGGEIPAMALINGVVRLIPGTVAKTESLTAESFEEGLLDYPQYTRPANFRGLKVPDVLLSGNHAAIARWRYEQQIQRTRDRRPDLLEKLEQGAGGE
- the ispF gene encoding 2-C-methyl-D-erythritol 2,4-cyclodiphosphate synthase: MTKIRIGNGYDIHQLVSDRALILGGIQIPHELGLLGHSDADVLTHAIMDAMLGALSLGDIGHYFPPSDPQWAGADSLVLLNQVHQLIRDQGWQVGNIDSVVVAERPKLKPHIHNMRDKLAAVLKLEPNQIGIKATTNEKLGPVGREEGICAYAVVLLVASE
- a CDS encoding ABC transporter substrate-binding protein: MKFFRKIFLGMKNFWLPIILTSATALTLTACNPANFKSAAAQVPQVVTAVLSEPATFNYALNESAYSVFGFIYDSLINQNPITTKLEPALAEAWEVSEDGQRVGITLRSGLKWSDGQPMTADDIVFTYNEIYLNPKIPTSLKDALKVGDKGTLPKVKKIDARRVEFSIQEPFAPFLRYVGGIPIMPAHVLQEAIRTTGSDGNPKFLSMWGTGTDPKQIVGNGPYIMESYVSSQRVIFRRNPYYWRKDAQGNPQPYIERIVWQIIESTENQLISFRSGQLDDLEVAPEGFSLLKREEKRANFEIYNGGPDTSTTFIAFNLSKAKNSQGKPFVDPIKSRWFNKKEFRQAIAYALDRETMKTNAFRGLGELQNSFVYVKSPYFLPPEKGLKVYNYEPGKAKRLLLQSGFKYNAQNQLLDADGNRVRFTLLTNSERKVRGDMASQIRRDLANIGIQVDLQILSFNSYLEKLKVTQNWDCYLGGFLGGGIEPHSASNIWRVAGASHAFNLGPQPGDPPIIGWQVSDWEKEIDSLYIKGAQVLDENKRKEIYYEYQRIASEQLPFIHLVERLNLQAVRDRFQGIKYTALGGPFWNLYELKVTD